Proteins found in one Verrucomicrobiia bacterium genomic segment:
- a CDS encoding rhodanese-related sulfurtransferase, with the protein MKYQVLLYYHYGHLTDAAELLVSQRALCQRLGLTGRLLIAEEGMNGTLEGTVEATEEYVAELKKDVRFRNIHMKRSVGTGNAFPKLMVKLRSEIVSAYLGDDDFNPADHTAPFISPEELHSWIHSDKELYIVDMRNSYEHLSGHFAGSVLPKDFRNFRDLPAILPQIEHLKGKTVVTVCTGGVRCEKASGFLLNKGFKEVYQLYGGIVSYMEKYPNQDFLGKLYVFDNRVTMGFNTDQPDHTVVGRCAYCDVPCERYVNDDDAEGRPHFICCAACSETRPSLIPA; encoded by the coding sequence ATGAAATACCAGGTTCTCCTCTATTACCACTACGGCCACCTTACTGACGCAGCAGAGTTGCTTGTCAGCCAGCGCGCCCTTTGCCAGCGTCTCGGCCTAACGGGACGCCTTCTTATTGCGGAAGAGGGTATGAACGGCACGCTGGAGGGCACGGTTGAGGCCACTGAGGAATACGTGGCTGAACTTAAGAAGGATGTGCGATTCCGCAATATCCATATGAAACGGAGCGTAGGGACGGGGAATGCTTTCCCTAAGCTGATGGTGAAGCTCCGCTCAGAGATTGTGAGTGCGTACTTGGGAGATGACGATTTTAACCCAGCGGATCACACTGCGCCCTTTATTTCCCCTGAAGAGCTTCATTCGTGGATCCACTCCGACAAAGAGCTTTACATTGTGGATATGCGGAACAGTTACGAACACCTGTCCGGACACTTCGCAGGCTCCGTGCTTCCCAAGGACTTCCGGAACTTCCGCGACCTTCCCGCTATTCTTCCTCAAATAGAGCATTTGAAGGGAAAGACGGTCGTAACGGTTTGTACTGGAGGTGTCCGGTGTGAAAAGGCATCTGGCTTTCTTCTGAACAAAGGCTTCAAAGAGGTATACCAGCTGTATGGCGGTATTGTGAGCTATATGGAGAAGTACCCAAACCAGGACTTCCTAGGTAAGCTCTATGTGTTCGATAACCGCGTGACAATGGGCTTTAACACTGACCAGCCAGATCACACCGTTGTGGGCCGTTGTGCGTACTGTGACGTGCCTTGTGAGCGGTATGTGAACGATGATGACGCAGAGGGCAGGCCGCACTTTATCTGTTGCGCAGCCTGCAGTGAAACCCGCCCATCCCTCATCCCAGCTTAG
- a CDS encoding dihydroneopterin aldolase translates to MHTISVSLTLSGIHGLTEKEHTQAQRFAIQVDAECREYPLHDSITNTVDYRHLRDIARLVVEGERHNLLESLAEGIASGVVTTLPVDKVTVQVRKLDIWDIGTPSVTVTRYRFPERLNLLDFSFEDVLETLRTEGGISIPILPEERRLLLLDEAKAHSYKKQPETANNGLVREDINSCTKFPLESAFYSLRDDFMELLLMKVHQEKAHHLFSPPLSFTEMSLLRYDTGSFGITPHRDGRSILNLICVFTLGGRADFALCDNRNGSNPRFLSTEPGHVIIMRAPGFYGSSFQPLHFVQNVTEERYVFGLRQK, encoded by the coding sequence ATGCACACCATTTCCGTTTCACTTACCCTTTCTGGCATTCACGGGCTCACTGAAAAAGAACATACGCAGGCACAACGCTTTGCCATTCAGGTTGATGCGGAGTGCAGGGAGTATCCCCTCCATGACTCCATCACCAACACGGTGGATTACCGCCACCTGCGCGATATCGCCCGCCTCGTAGTAGAGGGCGAGCGCCATAACCTATTGGAATCCCTGGCGGAAGGCATTGCATCGGGGGTCGTTACTACACTCCCCGTGGACAAAGTCACCGTGCAGGTGAGGAAGCTGGACATTTGGGACATCGGGACGCCAAGCGTTACCGTAACCAGGTATCGCTTCCCTGAGCGACTCAACCTCCTGGATTTTTCCTTTGAGGACGTATTGGAGACACTTCGCACCGAAGGAGGGATTAGCATTCCCATCCTCCCTGAAGAGAGAAGGTTACTCCTTCTCGATGAGGCAAAGGCCCATTCTTACAAGAAGCAGCCTGAGACTGCTAACAACGGGCTTGTACGGGAGGATATTAACTCCTGTACCAAGTTTCCCCTGGAGAGTGCCTTCTATTCCCTACGCGATGACTTCATGGAGCTTCTTCTCATGAAGGTGCACCAGGAAAAGGCTCATCACCTCTTCTCACCGCCCCTCTCCTTTACGGAGATGTCCCTCCTTCGCTACGACACAGGGTCGTTTGGGATCACACCACATAGGGACGGGCGATCCATCCTGAACCTTATCTGTGTCTTTACCTTAGGTGGGAGGGCAGATTTTGCCCTCTGTGATAACCGCAATGGGTCCAACCCACGCTTCCTCTCCACGGAACCCGGTCACGTGATTATCATGCGTGCCCCTGGCTTTTACGGAAGCTCATTTCAGCCCCTCCACTTCGTCCAGAACGTGACAGAGGAGCGCTACGTGTTTGGCCTCCGCCAAAAGTAG
- a CDS encoding helix-turn-helix transcriptional regulator, with protein MPQQVLTTNIRQLRLAADMTQEQLADKVGAVRQTIAYLEKGEYMPSLALAWRIASVFNKPLEEVFNLNTHGSH; from the coding sequence ATGCCACAGCAAGTCCTCACTACAAACATCCGCCAGCTCCGCCTTGCAGCCGACATGACTCAAGAGCAGCTTGCGGATAAAGTTGGAGCCGTGCGGCAGACCATTGCCTACCTGGAAAAGGGTGAGTACATGCCTTCCCTGGCTTTGGCGTGGCGTATTGCATCTGTATTTAACAAACCTCTAGAAGAAGTATTTAACCTCAACACCCATGGGTCGCATTAG
- a CDS encoding SRPBCC domain-containing protein has product MATITKEYLIAVPPRILWDALTDPQQIDGWGAGPNPVVDLVEGGAFSLWDGEVTGKVLDVEEESRLVCEWHMSGHETPTEVTITLEPDEEGTKMTVMQTGVPEEEVEEFDRGWDEFYAGPIKEFCEQS; this is encoded by the coding sequence ATGGCCACCATTACCAAGGAATACCTTATTGCGGTACCACCACGCATACTGTGGGATGCGTTGACTGACCCGCAGCAGATTGACGGTTGGGGAGCAGGCCCAAACCCTGTGGTTGATTTAGTGGAAGGTGGGGCATTCTCCCTTTGGGACGGCGAAGTAACAGGCAAAGTCCTGGATGTAGAAGAGGAGAGCCGCCTCGTTTGTGAATGGCACATGTCGGGGCATGAAACGCCCACGGAGGTTACTATTACCCTGGAGCCTGATGAAGAGGGCACAAAGATGACTGTTATGCAGACAGGTGTCCCCGAAGAAGAGGTGGAGGAATTCGATCGCGGTTGGGACGAGTTTTACGCCGGTCCCATTAAAGAGTTCTGCGAGCAGTCTTAA
- a CDS encoding DUF6159 family protein, whose amino-acid sequence MGRISRSFQLLQASRQVFTINPSLVWYPFVALASFLSTLILVIAPLSAGGAYLAYRLGYLTEANAESFFDSPYLAIVGVLFVFALQLVTIFVNTAFYIAAEAALNGEKMRMRLAFSKAWTHRKRLAQWAIVGTLVGVILNIIHEKAGWAGKFISIIGNIAWTMATIFIIPTLVTHDMGPIDSLKHSAGLFKRTWGENVVAQFSLGLISLFAVLAIILFPGAILMILVAGAPIVTWMIVTEVLIKLSLLFALIAYTSSLQIIFNAALYRYAETGDYIGPFSQEMISGAYHSKK is encoded by the coding sequence ATGGGTCGCATTAGCCGCAGCTTTCAGCTCCTGCAGGCAAGCCGCCAGGTCTTTACTATCAACCCCTCGCTGGTTTGGTATCCCTTTGTAGCGCTTGCCTCATTCTTAAGCACCCTGATACTTGTCATCGCCCCTCTCAGTGCCGGAGGCGCCTACCTTGCCTACCGTCTCGGATACCTGACCGAGGCAAACGCAGAAAGTTTCTTCGACTCTCCGTACCTAGCCATTGTCGGAGTCCTGTTTGTCTTCGCACTCCAACTGGTTACCATCTTTGTAAATACCGCCTTTTACATTGCAGCGGAAGCCGCATTAAATGGTGAGAAGATGCGTATGCGCCTCGCTTTCTCTAAAGCATGGACACACCGCAAGCGGCTGGCCCAATGGGCAATTGTAGGGACCCTTGTTGGAGTCATTCTCAACATCATTCATGAGAAGGCTGGTTGGGCAGGGAAGTTTATCTCAATCATTGGGAACATTGCCTGGACAATGGCCACTATCTTTATCATTCCTACGCTTGTAACACACGACATGGGACCAATTGATTCCCTTAAGCACTCTGCGGGTCTATTTAAGCGAACCTGGGGCGAAAACGTAGTCGCTCAGTTCTCCTTGGGCCTCATTTCCCTCTTTGCAGTGCTCGCCATTATCCTGTTCCCCGGGGCCATCCTCATGATTCTGGTGGCGGGCGCGCCCATTGTTACTTGGATGATAGTAACCGAAGTGCTCATTAAGTTAAGCCTGCTCTTTGCCCTTATTGCCTACACCTCTTCCCTCCAGATTATCTTCAATGCTGCACTCTACCGCTACGCGGAGACAGGTGACTATATTGGCCCCTTTTCCCAAGAGATGATTTCTGGCGCCTATCACTCCAAGAAATAA
- a CDS encoding YggT family protein, producing MDIQQEETIVNDPATGTTQVVQTSQQVATPSEVKEARTEKKNQIVWYVVGIINALLILRILFLLLGARDVGFASILYGITEPFVSLFQGIFSAPHVEGSYFDTAAILAIVIVSLLGWGISSLINVMHRPAPVQL from the coding sequence ATGGATATTCAGCAAGAAGAAACCATCGTTAATGACCCGGCCACGGGAACAACGCAGGTTGTCCAGACTTCGCAGCAGGTAGCCACTCCTTCTGAGGTGAAAGAAGCTAGAACAGAGAAGAAGAATCAGATCGTATGGTATGTGGTTGGCATTATTAATGCCCTGTTGATTCTTCGCATCCTCTTCTTGTTGCTTGGTGCGCGAGATGTTGGGTTTGCCAGTATCCTTTATGGAATCACCGAGCCATTCGTGAGCCTCTTCCAGGGTATTTTCTCTGCTCCACATGTTGAGGGCTCATACTTTGATACTGCTGCCATTCTGGCCATCGTCATTGTGAGCCTGCTTGGTTGGGGTATCTCATCCCTTATCAATGTGATGCACCGCCCTGCCCCTGTGCAGCTGTAA
- a CDS encoding DUF475 domain-containing protein, giving the protein MTVTILLTILGLIIFEVVTSVDNAVINAEVLSTMGERARRWFLTWGILFAVFVVRGALPWLIIWVVNPSLGPMGALFATFSNDPAVHESIERSAPVLLAAGGTFMIFLFFYWLFLEEKNFGLPRAERFFMRFGIWFYAVVAILLSTIVWFALKQNPVMAFGAVIGSTAFFITHGFKENAEKGEQDLLKKDGKMSDISKIFYLEIIDTSFSIDGVLGAFAFTLSVPIILLGNGIGAIVIREITVRNLRQVKRYLYLKNGAMYSVAVLGTVMVLNAFGLHTPHWLAPLATVCVVGYFFLKSSRELKGARA; this is encoded by the coding sequence ATGACTGTCACCATTCTCCTTACCATCCTTGGGCTGATTATCTTTGAGGTAGTTACCAGTGTGGATAACGCTGTAATTAACGCCGAGGTGCTTTCCACCATGGGTGAAAGGGCGAGGAGATGGTTCCTCACCTGGGGGATACTCTTTGCCGTTTTCGTTGTCCGCGGCGCACTGCCTTGGCTCATTATTTGGGTGGTGAACCCGTCGCTGGGGCCTATGGGTGCCCTCTTTGCTACCTTTAGCAATGACCCGGCCGTGCACGAATCGATTGAGCGCTCGGCACCTGTTCTCCTGGCGGCTGGCGGTACCTTTATGATTTTCCTCTTCTTCTACTGGCTCTTCTTGGAGGAAAAAAACTTTGGCCTGCCTCGCGCTGAACGCTTCTTTATGCGTTTTGGCATTTGGTTTTACGCAGTTGTGGCCATCCTTCTCTCTACCATCGTGTGGTTTGCGCTTAAGCAAAACCCAGTTATGGCCTTTGGTGCGGTTATTGGCTCCACCGCCTTCTTCATTACGCACGGCTTCAAGGAAAACGCGGAGAAAGGCGAGCAGGACCTCCTTAAGAAAGACGGGAAGATGTCTGATATCAGCAAGATATTCTACCTGGAGATCATCGACACCAGCTTCTCCATTGACGGTGTTCTAGGCGCTTTTGCCTTCACGCTTTCTGTGCCAATTATTCTCCTAGGTAACGGTATCGGCGCAATTGTCATTCGTGAGATTACCGTCAGGAACCTTCGCCAAGTAAAGCGGTATCTCTACCTGAAGAACGGTGCAATGTACTCTGTTGCCGTGCTAGGTACTGTCATGGTTCTTAACGCTTTTGGACTTCATACGCCGCACTGGCTTGCTCCACTCGCTACTGTCTGTGTAGTTGGTTACTTTTTCCTCAAGTCCTCGCGTGAACTGAAGGGGGCCAGGGCCTAG